One part of the Arthrobacter sp. EM1 genome encodes these proteins:
- a CDS encoding ABC transporter permease encodes MVANDLRQRVRDKSVFIFSLIVPLALMGVLSLVFGGLGEDTVDLKPATVVASADDADQLGSVLLGAVDALEIMDVTIKRVPAADVRSETKATGADLGIIIPEGFSNAVLTGQAAPVQLVEGNNGSLETSVLITAVKGVLDQFAAGTVTAAAGGLSGLPDQDLAALARQAVDGPQLLTLTEGKAAAEQLSLRGTLVGGQAGLFLMFTVGFGVLGLLAEREQGTLARLRSMPVSGLMIITAKACTGFILGVLATTVLLTAGSLLFGVSFGSPLVVAALILSVVTAATSLTFVVARVVRTAEQANAAQSVLAMVLGIAGGAFFPVQGTGFAATLLDLNPIGAFIRGLGISAGGGSLGDVTGPIAVMLAFAAAGLLLSRVLPDRGAQA; translated from the coding sequence ATGGTCGCGAACGACCTCCGCCAGCGAGTCCGGGACAAGAGCGTATTCATCTTTTCCCTCATCGTCCCGCTCGCACTGATGGGAGTGCTGAGCCTGGTCTTTGGTGGCCTCGGCGAGGACACCGTTGACCTGAAGCCGGCTACCGTGGTCGCCAGCGCGGACGACGCCGACCAGTTGGGGTCCGTTTTGCTCGGCGCCGTCGATGCACTCGAGATCATGGACGTGACCATCAAACGGGTCCCGGCGGCAGATGTCCGCAGCGAAACGAAGGCCACCGGCGCCGACCTCGGCATCATCATTCCCGAGGGCTTCAGCAATGCGGTGCTCACCGGGCAGGCCGCGCCGGTCCAGCTGGTCGAGGGCAACAACGGGTCGCTGGAAACCTCAGTGCTGATCACCGCCGTCAAGGGGGTTCTGGACCAGTTCGCCGCCGGAACGGTGACAGCGGCCGCCGGCGGCCTGTCCGGGCTGCCGGACCAGGATCTCGCAGCGCTTGCCCGGCAGGCCGTGGACGGACCGCAGTTACTCACCCTGACCGAAGGGAAAGCCGCCGCGGAGCAACTCTCGCTGCGCGGCACACTGGTGGGGGGGCAGGCCGGGCTCTTCCTGATGTTCACCGTCGGGTTCGGCGTGCTGGGGCTGCTGGCGGAACGGGAGCAAGGGACACTGGCCCGGCTGCGGTCGATGCCGGTCTCCGGCTTGATGATCATCACGGCGAAGGCCTGCACCGGCTTTATCCTGGGCGTGCTTGCCACAACTGTCCTGCTCACTGCCGGTTCCCTGCTGTTCGGCGTCTCCTTCGGCTCGCCGCTGGTGGTGGCCGCCCTGATCCTCAGCGTCGTGACCGCCGCGACCAGCCTGACGTTTGTTGTCGCGCGGGTGGTCCGGACGGCTGAACAGGCCAACGCGGCGCAGTCCGTCCTTGCCATGGTGCTGGGAATCGCCGGTGGAGCGTTTTTCCCGGTCCAGGGCACCGGGTTCGCCGCAACGCTGCTGGACCTCAACCCGATCGGCGCGTTTATCCGGGGGCTCGGGATCTCCGCCGGCGGCGGGAGCCTCGGTGACGTGACGGGGCCGATCGCCGTTATGCTTGCTTTCGCCGCTGCGGGGCTGCTGCTCTCAAGGGTTTTGCCGGACCGGGGGGCGCAGGCATGA
- a CDS encoding ABC transporter ATP-binding protein: MEAAQAQIRDVLDVSGLVKRYGELTAVGGVSFHIGAGETFGLLGPNGAGKTTIISMVAGLIAANEGTVRVAGQEMDPARTEAKRNIGLVPQELAIYPDLTARENLKFFGRLQGLTGSRLTQRSNEVLELIGLADRAGDQTKKYSGGMKRRLNIGIGLLHRPTLLILDEPTVGVDPQSRNAILESVEKLSVDGMAVLYTTHYMEEAERLCDRIAIIDEGRIQAEGTREQLITLTGGVDRINLRGDGSMARAAEVLRELPAVQHVDNDGAGLMLTVSDGPTALAGIVTGAASAGMSVTSVEIVRPDLESVFLHLTGKALRD, encoded by the coding sequence GTGGAAGCCGCACAGGCGCAAATCCGGGACGTGCTTGACGTCAGCGGACTGGTCAAACGCTATGGGGAGCTCACCGCCGTCGGCGGCGTCTCCTTCCACATCGGTGCCGGCGAAACCTTCGGGCTGCTGGGACCCAATGGCGCCGGGAAAACGACAATCATCTCGATGGTCGCGGGCCTGATCGCCGCCAACGAAGGAACCGTCCGGGTGGCCGGCCAGGAGATGGATCCGGCCCGGACGGAGGCCAAGCGGAACATTGGCCTGGTCCCACAGGAACTGGCCATCTACCCGGACCTGACGGCCCGGGAAAACCTGAAATTCTTCGGCCGGCTGCAGGGTCTCACCGGCAGCCGCCTCACCCAGCGCAGCAACGAAGTGCTGGAGCTGATAGGTCTCGCCGACAGGGCCGGCGACCAGACCAAGAAGTATTCCGGCGGTATGAAGCGCCGGCTGAACATCGGCATCGGACTGCTCCACCGTCCCACCCTGCTGATCCTGGATGAGCCGACCGTCGGGGTGGATCCGCAGTCCCGCAACGCCATTCTCGAGTCCGTGGAGAAACTCTCGGTCGACGGCATGGCGGTCCTCTACACAACCCACTACATGGAGGAAGCCGAGCGGCTCTGTGACCGGATCGCGATCATTGACGAAGGCCGGATTCAGGCAGAGGGCACGCGGGAGCAACTGATCACGCTCACCGGCGGCGTGGACCGGATTAATCTTCGCGGCGACGGCAGCATGGCGCGGGCGGCGGAGGTCCTCCGGGAATTGCCCGCCGTGCAGCATGTCGATAACGACGGGGCCGGACTGATGCTGACTGTCAGCGACGGCCCCACAGCGCTCGCGGGAATCGTCACCGGCGCCGCCAGCGCCGGGATGTCGGTAACATCCGTGGAAATCGTCCGGCCGGACCTCGAGTCCGTCTTCCTGCACCTGACCGGCAAAGCGCTGAGGGACTGA
- the mscL gene encoding large conductance mechanosensitive channel protein MscL — protein MLRGFKDFILRGNVIELSIAVVVGTAFTALVGAFTSNIVNPIIAAVGGVETDGLGFHIWPGNEKTFVNFGGVITAFVTFMITAGVVYFLFVAPMNRINRLVKKRLATAEPEEKALPADTALLAEIRDLLAQLAGPAQGLPSGHGPARIGEPGHVK, from the coding sequence ATGCTCAGAGGATTCAAGGACTTCATCCTGCGCGGCAACGTGATCGAACTGTCCATCGCCGTCGTTGTTGGCACTGCATTTACAGCCCTCGTCGGCGCGTTCACCTCAAACATCGTGAACCCCATCATTGCTGCGGTCGGCGGAGTCGAAACAGACGGGCTCGGATTCCACATCTGGCCGGGAAACGAGAAGACCTTTGTTAACTTTGGCGGGGTCATCACGGCGTTCGTCACGTTTATGATCACCGCGGGGGTCGTCTACTTCCTCTTTGTGGCTCCGATGAACCGGATCAACCGCCTGGTCAAGAAGCGCCTCGCAACCGCGGAGCCGGAAGAGAAAGCGCTCCCGGCGGACACCGCCCTGCTCGCCGAAATCCGTGACCTGCTGGCGCAACTCGCCGGCCCGGCGCAGGGTCTGCCGTCCGGCCACGGTCCGGCACGGATCGGCGAACCGGGACACGTGAAATGA
- a CDS encoding WecB/TagA/CpsF family glycosyltransferase, giving the protein MEKLEICQVILGGTPVDLMESEAAVERILARVREGGGNPPLGVASVNLDHVHHFGTGGRWSGTLHANPASRVDWLYFLDGAPLVSQSQRITGRRWPRLAGSDLAAPILARAEQLGLRVGFLGGSPPNQRLLARKIAQEHPALQLGGMWSPSREDLASVQESGRIAREIADSGTQILYVGLGKPRQELWIDEYGPSTGATVLLAFGAAVDFLADRVQRAPEWFSQHGLEWGYRLAREPRRLAGRYLVDGPPAYLTLRTGSSAVPAVRTDSLSHAAPAPRTPGRFTGAEGAADAVVVIVTFNSAGCVEGLLETLREETADLRLRVLVADNSSSDGTLDVVRRCHPDVQAFSTGGNLGYSGGINAAMLRAGDAATVVVLNPDLTVAPGSIRTLMHRLNASQAGAVVPRLVNEWGVASRSLFREPSIATAVGDALLGRRAPNRPGWLAGTDYSPESYAHPHPVDWATGAALMVRRSLADALPWDESYFLYSEETDFFRSLRTMGETVWYEPEAVMRHTGGASGSSPELNALLSVNRVRYIRKYHSGAYAAVFRGAVVLSEVLRLWKPDRRGVLRTVLNEGSWTALPGPGKSAGEDADAGAFPHGSVIIPAHNEAAVIARTLAPLARLAAKDQLEVIVACNGCGDETAAIAGRFEGVKVLELEQPSKTAALNAGDAIASHWPRLYLDADVQISAGTVRAVLNTLLSGRILAARPAARLDLQDAHPLIHSYYCTRLNLPATQTGLWGGGVYGLSKEGRGRFLKFPELTADDLFVDRLFEPAEKAVLDVEPVVICPPKTPKDQVAVLHRIYRGNAEQGRSHSTAAQTLAQVVRTIRGPFSAVNASVYLGFALAGRRLAAHPAVWERDASSRQAGAAGAAG; this is encoded by the coding sequence ATGGAAAAGCTGGAAATATGCCAGGTCATTCTGGGCGGGACACCGGTAGACCTGATGGAATCCGAAGCAGCGGTAGAGCGGATACTCGCGAGGGTGCGGGAGGGCGGCGGAAATCCTCCGCTGGGGGTGGCGTCGGTCAACCTCGATCATGTGCACCATTTTGGTACCGGCGGCCGGTGGTCGGGCACCTTGCATGCCAATCCGGCAAGCAGGGTGGATTGGCTCTATTTCCTGGACGGGGCACCCCTGGTTTCCCAATCCCAACGTATTACCGGGCGCCGGTGGCCCCGGCTGGCCGGGAGCGACCTGGCAGCCCCGATCCTGGCACGGGCAGAGCAGCTTGGGCTGAGGGTAGGATTTCTCGGCGGCTCGCCACCGAATCAGCGGCTGTTGGCGCGGAAGATCGCGCAGGAGCACCCCGCGCTGCAGCTCGGCGGCATGTGGTCCCCGAGCCGGGAGGACTTGGCCTCCGTGCAGGAGTCCGGGCGTATTGCCCGTGAGATTGCCGATTCGGGCACCCAGATCCTCTACGTCGGACTGGGAAAGCCGCGCCAGGAACTCTGGATAGACGAGTATGGGCCGTCTACCGGGGCAACCGTTCTGCTGGCCTTCGGCGCGGCGGTGGACTTCCTCGCCGACCGGGTTCAGCGCGCGCCTGAATGGTTTAGCCAACACGGACTGGAATGGGGATACCGGCTGGCCCGTGAACCAAGGCGGCTGGCGGGCCGTTACCTTGTTGACGGGCCACCTGCTTACCTGACATTGCGGACAGGGTCCAGCGCCGTTCCCGCCGTCCGCACGGATTCGCTGTCCCATGCGGCCCCTGCGCCGCGGACTCCGGGCCGCTTCACCGGAGCGGAGGGTGCCGCGGACGCCGTCGTTGTTATTGTGACCTTCAACAGCGCAGGGTGCGTTGAGGGCCTGCTGGAAACCCTGCGGGAAGAAACGGCGGACCTGAGGCTGAGGGTTCTTGTGGCTGACAACTCGTCCAGCGATGGCACCTTGGATGTGGTGCGCCGCTGCCATCCTGACGTCCAGGCCTTCAGCACGGGCGGCAACCTGGGCTATTCCGGCGGCATCAACGCCGCCATGTTGCGGGCCGGTGATGCCGCCACCGTGGTGGTGCTCAACCCCGATTTAACGGTGGCACCTGGCAGTATCCGGACCCTGATGCACCGACTGAATGCTTCGCAGGCCGGGGCCGTGGTTCCACGGCTGGTGAACGAATGGGGGGTGGCCAGCCGCTCGCTCTTCCGGGAGCCGAGCATTGCCACTGCCGTGGGCGACGCGCTGCTGGGCCGCCGCGCGCCCAACCGGCCCGGCTGGCTCGCCGGAACTGACTACTCGCCGGAAAGCTACGCCCATCCCCATCCCGTGGATTGGGCTACCGGTGCCGCGCTGATGGTCCGGCGTTCGCTGGCGGATGCCCTGCCGTGGGATGAGTCCTATTTTCTCTACAGCGAGGAGACTGACTTTTTTCGGAGCCTGCGCACGATGGGTGAAACCGTCTGGTACGAGCCCGAGGCTGTTATGCGCCACACCGGCGGGGCCTCCGGCAGTTCACCGGAGCTGAACGCGCTCTTGTCCGTCAACCGTGTCCGCTACATCCGCAAATACCATTCCGGCGCCTACGCCGCCGTGTTCCGCGGCGCCGTTGTGCTCTCTGAAGTCCTGCGCCTATGGAAGCCCGATCGCCGCGGCGTGCTGCGGACGGTACTCAACGAGGGCAGTTGGACTGCCCTGCCGGGACCGGGAAAAAGCGCGGGCGAGGACGCGGACGCCGGGGCTTTCCCGCACGGTTCGGTGATCATTCCGGCGCACAATGAAGCGGCCGTGATCGCGCGGACCTTAGCGCCGCTGGCCCGGCTGGCTGCGAAAGACCAGCTGGAGGTCATCGTGGCCTGCAACGGTTGTGGCGATGAGACCGCAGCCATCGCCGGACGATTCGAGGGCGTGAAGGTACTGGAATTGGAGCAGCCGTCCAAGACGGCCGCTCTGAATGCCGGGGACGCCATCGCCTCGCACTGGCCGCGGCTGTACCTCGATGCGGATGTGCAGATCAGCGCCGGCACCGTGCGGGCCGTCCTCAATACGCTGCTCTCCGGGCGCATTCTGGCCGCCCGTCCCGCCGCCCGCCTCGACCTTCAGGACGCGCACCCGCTCATCCACTCGTACTACTGCACACGGCTGAATCTGCCCGCGACCCAGACGGGGCTCTGGGGCGGGGGTGTTTACGGACTGTCCAAAGAAGGGCGGGGGCGGTTCCTGAAATTCCCTGAACTCACCGCAGATGATCTATTCGTGGACCGTCTCTTTGAGCCGGCGGAAAAGGCCGTTCTGGACGTGGAACCGGTAGTTATTTGTCCGCCGAAAACGCCCAAGGATCAAGTGGCCGTGCTGCACCGCATATACCGGGGCAACGCCGAACAGGGCAGAAGCCACAGTACGGCGGCCCAAACACTGGCCCAGGTAGTTCGTACCATCCGTGGCCCGTTCTCCGCCGTCAACGCCTCGGTCTATCTGGGATTTGCCTTGGCGGGCCGCCGCCTCGCCGCGCACCCGGCAGTGTGGGAACGTGACGCCAGTAGCCGCCAAGCGGGTGCCGCCGGGGCGGCGGGCTGA